A single window of Phaenicophaeus curvirostris isolate KB17595 chromosome 24, BPBGC_Pcur_1.0, whole genome shotgun sequence DNA harbors:
- the MLN gene encoding promotilin: MMVSKKVVASLLLVYVVSMLAEQIEGFVPFFTQSDFQKMQEKERNRGAQKKSLTSLQQLEEEGFSQQSGADVHKLKTIQLAVPVRAGMWLTPKQLEKYQDVLKKLLAEMSQDTPDAD; encoded by the exons ATGATGGTTTCAAAGAAGGTGGTGGCCAGTTTGCTCTTGGTGTATGTGGTGTCCATGCTGGCAGAACAGATTGAAGGCTTCGTACCCTTTTTCACTCAAAGCGACTTCCAGAAAATGCAG gaaaaggagaggaacagaggagcgCAGAAGAAATCCCTGacctccctgcagcagctggaagaagaagGCTTCTCTCAGCAATCTGGTGCAGACGTCCACAAGCTCAAGACCATCCAG CTAGCTGTTCCTGTCAGAGCTGGGATGTGGCTCACTccaaagcagctggaaaaataCCAAGATGTCCTGAAGAAACTGCTAGCAGAGATGTCACAGGACACCCCAGACG